Proteins encoded within one genomic window of candidate division WOR-3 bacterium:
- a CDS encoding DUF433 domain-containing protein, with product MRYTDRIEINPEILVGKPIIKGTPISVEFILANGWDTVETLKNYPQLTKEDALAAIEYSLEILKEEKVFSK from the coding sequence ATGAGGTATACAGACAGGATAGAAATTAATCCCGAAATCCTTGTTGGGAAACCTATTATAAAAGGAACTCCTATTTCTGTTGAGTTTATCCTTGCTAACGGCTGGGACACAGTGGAGACTCTTAAAAATTATCCTCAACTCACAAAGGAAGATGCCCTTGCTGCCATAGAATACTCCCTTGAGATTTTAAAAGAAGAAAAGGTTTTTAGTAAATGA
- the csa5 gene encoding type I-A CRISPR-associated protein Csa5, with translation MERNMTLTLYTPATGFPDLEVKIAYGLARVAIEAVGIEKVSIHNNGGFYSVIINISESECGKLDKTFNLVCKRLLSSEYIPLNTPGIKKSGKGGGFVGNITFKVDDNFSLNVYGHPFLMKKNEKDEPVCGHELEKVGTVLGLAAESGYHHSRDKLDSEPKKDRGRYYIGRPSSPKRLCKTCALLALLGMWYASFIFSVADKEVIVIPIPNQELTGSKLQEIFALQHLVRKEWFSQNIPQILIPLVFLSKIPSSADILEGFGLFVAVLSRQQGYHVDGIFLIEVEYYLDYIRQTSFNVATIDKLLMNGAYKALNELNNSIYYRRADSLLKFARLYVQETSTNNWTNLLYLETTNYLLREVGMIPSNIIENPALQSLAKTLRYFIRERKYGYADDIRNARKNSRDFEETIAKMLREGELRRVQQEQDRQAGKEVKNWIYLPNEEEIKEVFRLANEDFESTKLALVMLAFSFPPKGTEEDIK, from the coding sequence ATGGAGAGAAATATGACCTTAACCCTTTACACCCCTGCAACGGGTTTTCCTGATTTGGAAGTCAAGATTGCTTATGGATTGGCAAGGGTAGCGATTGAGGCGGTTGGAATAGAAAAGGTCTCTATACATAATAATGGTGGTTTTTATTCAGTAATAATTAATATTAGTGAAAGTGAATGTGGCAAACTTGATAAAACTTTTAATTTGGTTTGCAAACGATTGCTATCCTCTGAATATATTCCTCTAAATACTCCCGGGATTAAAAAGTCAGGAAAAGGTGGAGGTTTTGTTGGAAACATAACTTTTAAAGTTGATGATAATTTTTCTCTAAATGTGTATGGTCATCCTTTTCTAATGAAGAAAAATGAAAAAGACGAACCTGTTTGTGGACATGAATTAGAGAAGGTTGGAACTGTTTTAGGACTTGCGGCAGAATCTGGTTATCATCATTCAAGAGATAAACTTGACTCTGAGCCCAAAAAAGACAGGGGAAGATATTACATTGGGAGACCATCCAGTCCGAAGAGGCTCTGCAAAACCTGTGCACTTCTTGCACTTCTTGGAATGTGGTATGCCTCTTTTATCTTCTCTGTAGCTGATAAAGAGGTAATAGTGATTCCTATTCCAAATCAAGAACTCACTGGTTCCAAACTGCAAGAGATATTTGCTTTGCAACACCTGGTGAGAAAAGAATGGTTTAGTCAAAACATTCCTCAAATTCTTATTCCTCTTGTGTTTTTATCCAAAATTCCTTCTTCTGCAGATATTTTAGAAGGATTTGGTTTATTTGTTGCAGTTTTGAGCCGTCAGCAAGGATATCATGTTGACGGTATTTTCTTGATAGAGGTTGAGTATTATTTAGATTATATTAGGCAAACATCTTTTAACGTAGCAACAATAGATAAATTGCTCATGAATGGGGCATATAAAGCATTAAACGAATTAAACAATTCAATTTATTATCGCCGAGCTGATTCTTTACTCAAATTTGCTCGTTTATATGTTCAAGAAACATCTACAAACAATTGGACAAATCTTTTATATTTAGAGACAACAAATTACCTTTTAAGGGAGGTTGGTATGATACCATCAAATATAATTGAGAATCCAGCATTGCAAAGTCTTGCAAAAACACTAAGATATTTTATCAGGGAAAGAAAATATGGGTATGCGGATGACATTAGGAATGCGAGAAAGAACTCAAGGGACTTTGAAGAAACTATCGCAAAGATGTTACGGGAAGGAGAATTGAGAAGGGTGCAACAAGAACAAGATAGACAGGCAGGGAAAGAAGTTAAAAACTGGATTTATTTGCCAAACGAAGAAGAAATTAAAGAAGTATTCCGACTTGCCAATGAAGATTTTGAATCTACAAAGCTTGCACTTGTTATGCTTGCTTTTTCATTCCCTCCAAAGGGAACAGAGGAAGATATAAAATGA
- a CDS encoding DUF5615 family PIN-like protein, which yields MKFLANENISLDLVKELKNSNYDVWRMYKFKKGIVDRDVRDLSFKEDRILDTFDKDLGKLTVKEKKGTLVIIWLRIHQNLFNILKIDSFCSLRKLKN from the coding sequence ATGAAATTCCTTGCTAATGAAAACATATCTTTGGATCTGGTGAAAGAGCTCAAAAACTCAAACTATGATGTATGGAGAATGTATAAATTTAAAAAGGGGATAGTAGACCGCGATGTTCGTGATCTTTCCTTTAAAGAAGATAGAATTTTAGATACCTTTGACAAGGATTTGGGGAAACTGACAGTAAAAGAGAAGAAGGGAACATTGGTTATAATTTGGCTAAGAATACACCAAAATCTATTCAATATATTAAAGATAGACTCTTTTTGCTCCTTGAGAAAATTGAAGAATTAA
- a CDS encoding RAMP superfamily CRISPR-associated protein, translating into MGWRLFKWTFRLKSPLYIGFHKVMHFYRTRPYVPGKPLWGALTAKLTPLLGLDDYQKVGEFLKKVIRPGYLYPYIESNEKSELYYPKYTEKGLMFGLLSKYEFEKRFISSMASTAIEAQSLTAEDGMLHEVEFISHYTIDDGKPVFMSGFIWVREFSENDISLSIKDEVIITCLEKKVKFKDQLANRLQLGGERKYGFGLVELHKIVEIKDPKFNELPGEWKEENGEVCISLKRDDPIWAHVKHFENLKIKGDIELLVGREWDPGEGAGKKLEPLGLCWSPGSILLEDRKFIVDGLGIWREI; encoded by the coding sequence ATGGGCTGGAGGCTCTTTAAATGGACATTTCGCTTGAAATCTCCACTTTATATCGGGTTCCACAAGGTAATGCACTTCTACAGGACAAGACCATATGTCCCTGGTAAACCTCTCTGGGGTGCTTTGACAGCAAAACTCACGCCACTTCTTGGATTAGATGACTATCAAAAAGTTGGAGAGTTTCTGAAAAAGGTGATTCGGCCGGGTTATCTCTATCCATATATAGAGAGTAACGAAAAAAGCGAACTGTATTATCCAAAATATACTGAAAAAGGTTTGATGTTTGGCCTCCTCTCTAAATATGAGTTTGAGAAAAGATTCATAAGTTCAATGGCATCTACTGCTATTGAGGCTCAATCCCTTACCGCTGAGGATGGGATGCTTCACGAAGTTGAATTCATCAGCCATTATACCATTGATGATGGAAAGCCAGTTTTTATGTCTGGGTTTATCTGGGTAAGAGAATTTTCAGAAAATGATATTTCACTTTCAATAAAGGATGAAGTAATAATAACCTGTTTAGAAAAAAAGGTTAAATTTAAAGACCAGTTAGCCAATCGATTGCAGCTCGGAGGAGAAAGAAAGTATGGGTTTGGACTGGTAGAATTACACAAAATTGTTGAAATCAAAGATCCAAAATTTAATGAATTACCTGGAGAATGGAAAGAGGAAAATGGCGAAGTGTGCATATCTTTGAAGAGAGACGACCCCATTTGGGCTCATGTAAAGCACTTTGAAAACTTAAAAATAAAGGGAGATATTGAATTATTAGTAGGTAGAGAATGGGACCCTGGCGAAGGTGCGGGGAAAAAATTGGAACCACTCGGTTTATGCTGGTCTCCCGGTTCAATTTTGCTTGAAGATAGAAAATTTATAGTTGATGGATTAGGCATATGGAGAGAAATATGA
- a CDS encoding CRISPR-associated protein Csx11 yields MSSLLKKLEDNRTAILLAEIGAYLHLLGKLSEEFIQAQSQAGGDFGYRRVCDNNPLRLNSNFYNFLTDNWVRSIFDSINNVINNIPQSNVSPENFCEFAKYHLKRDLCKFKNKALLKILAAAHDVSGAEEKDLPWQHGDPKQKKKQADKNNTFSASAFGLEEIPIVSKNDITNIRNSLIADITPILEHIRYNYFSIDENWWIENYPKIISYFNKAYKCTVGDTQRPVNDVTLWDAVSLAAAFLKSALSKMILEGWFEPIDFNDHNKTTVIKWKILRINVDYYALLAKGIKIGDVIGYMNAITDSFNELKKIIEIKYPLGNEIYRDGTGIYFSFPDVDISTLDFWNDLINELTQTMQNFEPEISPCIEVSRSIQDFKDLTSQRFSALKNTAFPYRNNLVPQKFSNLRPNTSPNFEVCPICRLRLMEENSDGCEHCLERRKRRAKNWIEQHPRQTIWLDEVSDHNDRVALLICSFELTDWLNGNLISTLSKKTSSSGRIRRCWETTQEFIQTTIFKSILDKYPFGANTPFNELRRKRIQITIDPNPGISVGATLDIDIDGVRLSPVCVDKENGLFITETNLQILSNKGKTLNEIALWMQGKNIKIKRENDNKWQEGYKISMAKPADDSFQDYKPYIKIYEYPDQFMALVPAYDAFGIAKQILEEYEIQFSKVRDRLPFHIGIIGFHRRTPLYVAMDAGKRLIEAFKNKTKTINAKIDPIDDVSINELGKYVRRLKLNPDPCYSSVPIIWHISYSTGDPNQQDEWHPYIRFNGNNPNRGNYSFDYTGNGDYVVHVKELKVNDCIKIETSYFNLSFLENASDRFRIGDDLRPLDEIKRLEDIWNEIQNIVKSKKLGISQLYAYWEEVKKRYEDYGVNSVWENFVKSSLINILKLSPEEDKEVFNKLFHATKDGLLDICLYWNLQVRKIKPAKTQEVENE; encoded by the coding sequence ATGAGTAGTCTTCTTAAGAAATTAGAGGATAACAGGACTGCAATCCTTCTTGCGGAGATTGGAGCATACTTGCATTTACTTGGAAAGCTTTCAGAAGAGTTTATTCAGGCTCAAAGCCAAGCGGGCGGGGATTTTGGATATAGGCGAGTATGCGATAATAATCCACTGAGATTAAATTCCAATTTTTACAACTTTCTAACTGATAATTGGGTTAGAAGTATTTTTGATTCGATTAACAATGTTATTAACAATATCCCTCAATCAAATGTTTCTCCTGAGAATTTCTGTGAATTTGCAAAGTACCATCTAAAAAGGGATCTTTGTAAATTCAAAAATAAAGCTCTTCTCAAGATACTAGCTGCTGCTCATGATGTATCAGGCGCTGAAGAAAAAGACCTCCCATGGCAGCATGGTGATCCTAAACAAAAGAAAAAACAAGCAGATAAAAACAATACTTTCTCTGCCTCTGCCTTTGGATTAGAAGAAATCCCTATCGTATCTAAAAATGATATTACCAATATCAGAAACTCCTTAATAGCTGACATAACCCCTATTTTAGAACACATTAGATATAATTATTTTTCAATTGATGAAAATTGGTGGATTGAAAATTATCCTAAAATTATTTCCTATTTTAACAAGGCATACAAATGTACAGTAGGTGATACCCAGCGTCCAGTTAATGATGTTACTTTGTGGGATGCTGTCTCTCTTGCCGCTGCATTTCTAAAATCTGCACTTTCTAAAATGATTTTAGAAGGATGGTTTGAACCAATTGACTTCAATGATCATAACAAAACAACAGTAATTAAGTGGAAAATTCTAAGAATAAATGTGGATTATTATGCTCTTTTGGCAAAGGGTATAAAAATAGGGGATGTAATTGGTTATATGAATGCTATAACTGATTCATTTAATGAGCTTAAAAAAATTATTGAAATTAAATACCCTCTTGGAAACGAAATTTATAGGGATGGAACAGGAATCTATTTTAGTTTTCCTGATGTTGACATTTCAACTCTTGATTTTTGGAATGATTTGATTAATGAACTAACCCAAACAATGCAAAATTTTGAACCTGAAATCTCACCTTGTATAGAAGTAAGCAGAAGTATTCAAGACTTTAAGGATTTAACATCACAGAGATTTTCCGCTTTAAAAAATACCGCTTTTCCATATAGAAATAACCTTGTCCCCCAAAAATTTTCTAATTTACGGCCCAATACATCACCAAACTTTGAAGTCTGTCCGATATGTCGGTTGCGACTCATGGAAGAAAATTCGGATGGATGTGAACATTGTCTTGAAAGAAGAAAAAGACGGGCAAAAAATTGGATTGAACAACATCCACGGCAGACTATCTGGCTCGATGAGGTCTCTGATCACAATGATAGGGTTGCTCTTTTAATCTGTTCATTTGAGTTAACCGACTGGCTAAATGGTAATCTGATATCTACTCTATCAAAAAAGACATCTTCTTCTGGAAGAATCAGGCGATGCTGGGAAACAACACAGGAATTTATTCAAACTACCATTTTTAAAAGTATCCTTGATAAATATCCTTTTGGCGCCAATACCCCTTTTAATGAGTTAAGAAGAAAACGGATACAGATTACCATTGACCCTAACCCTGGTATCTCTGTCGGTGCAACACTGGATATAGACATTGATGGGGTAAGGCTCAGCCCTGTTTGTGTTGATAAAGAGAATGGGCTTTTTATAACCGAGACTAACCTCCAAATCCTGTCCAATAAGGGGAAAACACTAAATGAGATTGCTCTATGGATGCAGGGAAAAAATATAAAAATAAAAAGAGAGAACGATAATAAATGGCAAGAAGGATATAAAATATCAATGGCTAAGCCGGCAGACGACAGTTTTCAGGATTATAAACCTTATATAAAAATCTATGAATATCCTGATCAGTTTATGGCTCTTGTTCCTGCTTATGATGCGTTTGGTATTGCAAAACAGATTCTTGAGGAATATGAGATTCAATTTTCAAAGGTAAGAGATAGATTACCGTTTCATATAGGTATCATCGGCTTTCATCGAAGAACTCCTTTATATGTGGCAATGGATGCTGGCAAAAGGCTTATTGAAGCATTTAAGAATAAAACAAAAACAATAAATGCTAAAATTGACCCAATCGATGATGTATCTATCAATGAATTAGGTAAATATGTCCGACGATTAAAACTAAATCCTGACCCGTGTTATTCTTCTGTTCCGATTATCTGGCATATTTCTTATTCTACAGGTGACCCAAATCAACAGGATGAGTGGCATCCCTACATTAGATTTAATGGTAATAACCCCAATAGAGGAAATTATTCCTTTGACTATACTGGAAATGGCGATTATGTAGTCCATGTGAAAGAACTTAAAGTAAATGATTGCATAAAGATTGAAACATCTTATTTTAATCTGTCCTTTCTGGAAAACGCTTCTGACAGATTTAGAATTGGTGACGATTTGAGGCCTCTTGATGAGATCAAGCGGTTGGAGGATATATGGAATGAAATACAGAATATTGTTAAGTCAAAAAAACTCGGGATCTCTCAACTTTATGCTTACTGGGAAGAGGTAAAGAAAAGGTATGAGGATTACGGAGTGAATTCGGTTTGGGAGAATTTTGTAAAATCATCTCTTATCAATATTCTAAAATTATCCCCAGAAGAGGATAAAGAAGTATTTAATAAACTATTCCATGCAACCAAGGATGGGTTGCTGGACATTTGCTTATACTGGAACCTTCAGGTAAGGAAAATAAAACCTGCAAAAACACAGGAGGTTGAAAATGAGTGA
- a CDS encoding DevR family CRISPR-associated autoregulator — MLKFVTFAVKIQLNVHDLNNEAVAGNVTDIRVMEFLDEDGNRIEAPAVSGRMLKHWHYEGMRHLILNGQYSSKKLCAGCKVGEPIRPASLSEDKLQQIKPKKLQDEEQFVKNCVICDIHGYLIAQEAKGKGEEEEESETSREKGKQKVPPLRRSSRVMFSWLMPVLGYDTTQKQVIHTRVSQQESVAEGEGAAQMIFNKSYASGIYAFVSAFDVERVGLVEQNLSGTNPYAIDDNERKERIKVAIEAYRLMISGQIGASLSHALPHQNPIELLVAYSENGPLPFPVSPIYSDYKAKTIGLMPEGTKFLYWGNEPPAGVETKNTIDEIFKTLINLIEK; from the coding sequence ATGTTAAAATTTGTAACCTTTGCAGTAAAAATCCAGTTAAATGTCCACGACCTCAACAATGAGGCTGTGGCAGGGAATGTTACAGATATTAGGGTAATGGAGTTTCTCGATGAAGATGGAAATCGGATCGAAGCCCCAGCAGTTTCAGGAAGGATGCTTAAACACTGGCACTATGAAGGGATGAGGCATTTAATATTAAATGGACAGTATTCTTCAAAGAAACTATGTGCTGGCTGCAAAGTAGGAGAACCTATAAGACCAGCTTCATTATCAGAAGATAAACTACAACAAATTAAACCTAAAAAACTTCAAGATGAAGAACAATTTGTGAAGAATTGTGTTATTTGTGATATTCATGGATACTTAATAGCCCAAGAGGCAAAAGGAAAAGGTGAGGAGGAAGAAGAATCAGAAACTTCAAGAGAAAAAGGGAAGCAAAAGGTTCCGCCATTAAGAAGATCTTCACGAGTCATGTTTTCCTGGTTAATGCCAGTTTTAGGTTACGACACTACGCAGAAGCAGGTAATCCATACCCGCGTTTCTCAGCAGGAATCGGTAGCTGAAGGTGAAGGGGCAGCACAAATGATTTTTAACAAGTCCTATGCTTCTGGGATATACGCCTTTGTTTCAGCCTTTGACGTCGAAAGAGTTGGACTTGTAGAACAAAACTTAAGCGGAACGAATCCTTATGCAATTGATGACAATGAACGAAAAGAGAGAATTAAAGTTGCAATTGAGGCCTATAGATTGATGATATCTGGCCAAATTGGGGCTTCTCTCTCACATGCCCTCCCACACCAAAACCCTATCGAACTCTTGGTTGCATACTCTGAGAATGGGCCACTACCTTTCCCCGTTTCACCTATCTATTCCGATTACAAGGCTAAAACCATAGGCCTTATGCCTGAAGGTACTAAATTTTTATACTGGGGAAATGAGCCACCTGCTGGCGTAGAGACAAAAAATACGATCGACGAAATTTTTAAAACGCTTATAAACCTCATTGAAAAATGA
- a CDS encoding RAMP superfamily CRISPR-associated protein, whose product MSENMYEIKKYYAITLDPIHIGTGGSRLGRVDLPIIREPGTNLPKIPGTSLSGTARAYTAIATNRYLWKDGDTEYSCAGRGGGEKHCGKVNPACPVCIPYGFSKGTGYSMQGLAQFFDAHILFFPVASMAGPVWVTSPMALEGLGLQQEFQAPAVGFYPLGELLKNKLNFGWLMLNKGTGKGNLNELDQKGIPKVVTQRAVLVSDNLFSLIVNSNLEVRTSVSIDPQTGTAEEGALFTYEAIPRGTILKFEIVYNSGKTFRIAEKELKTEGNGDVGISWVKTQVEKGLKLFETLGIGGMGTRGMGRLKVLNLEKEDC is encoded by the coding sequence ATGAGTGAGAATATGTATGAGATTAAAAAATATTACGCAATAACCCTTGATCCAATCCATATTGGCACGGGTGGGTCAAGGCTGGGAAGAGTGGATTTACCCATAATAAGAGAGCCAGGAACAAATCTTCCAAAGATACCTGGGACGAGTCTCAGTGGAACTGCAAGAGCATACACAGCAATAGCAACTAATAGATATTTGTGGAAAGATGGGGATACTGAATATTCCTGTGCTGGCCGTGGAGGTGGTGAAAAACACTGTGGAAAAGTAAATCCTGCCTGTCCAGTCTGTATACCTTACGGTTTCTCCAAGGGAACAGGCTATAGTATGCAAGGACTTGCCCAGTTCTTTGATGCTCATATCCTCTTTTTCCCGGTTGCATCAATGGCTGGTCCGGTATGGGTGACTTCACCTATGGCTCTGGAAGGATTAGGCTTACAACAGGAATTCCAAGCTCCTGCTGTTGGATTTTATCCATTGGGAGAACTGCTTAAAAATAAGTTAAACTTTGGCTGGCTTATGTTGAATAAAGGCACTGGTAAAGGAAATCTTAATGAATTAGACCAAAAAGGGATACCCAAGGTGGTTACACAGAGAGCAGTCCTTGTTTCAGATAATTTGTTTTCTTTGATAGTTAATAGCAATCTTGAAGTAAGAACTTCCGTTAGTATTGACCCACAGACGGGAACAGCGGAAGAAGGTGCTCTATTTACTTATGAAGCTATTCCAAGGGGAACTATCTTAAAATTTGAGATAGTCTACAATTCTGGAAAGACATTTAGAATTGCAGAGAAGGAATTAAAAACCGAAGGCAATGGAGATGTAGGTATTTCCTGGGTTAAGACTCAAGTAGAGAAAGGATTGAAACTTTTTGAGACCCTTGGCATTGGAGGAATGGGGACAAGGGGAATGGGACGATTAAAAGTTCTCAATCTTGAAAAGGAGGATTGCTAA